From Cryptosporangium minutisporangium:
AACGCCGTCCGCCCGGAGGCGAAGTCGGCGATCGAACCCTGGTAGTCGGTGGCTTGGGGAACAGTCCGCTCTGCGTCAGCTGCCGGAGGAACGTGAGCGCCCGGAGCGCTTTCGCGTCGTCGATCACGACCTTCGTGCCCTCGTCGGCGAGCATCTCGCCACCGAGCTGCGCGTAGAGCGACTGGAACGCCCGCCACGCGGTGACGATCTCGGTGCCGAGCGCGATCGCCCCGGCGTAACCGCCGGTGACCTGCTTCGCCTTGCGCATGGCGTCCAGAAAGGCCGCCTCGCCTTTCAGCGGCTTGATCACACCGTTCGCGTCGAGCAGGCCGGCCTTCTTGCAGATGTCGGTGTTGTAGAACATCACGAACGGATGCGTGTCCATCGGGATCGCGTAGGCCTTGCCGTCCACCAGGCCGGCGGCCCAGGCCCGCTCGTTGAACTTGTCCGGCGTCAGGCCAGCGCGCTCCAGGGCGTCGGTCTCCAGCTCCTGCAGCAGGCCGCCCTCGATCATCGACTTCGCCCTGGTCAGGTGCGCGACCGCGACGTCCGGCGGCTTGTCGCCGACGGTCGCCAGCGACAGCTTCGTGTAGTACGGATTGCCCCAGTTGAACGTGGTCGCGCTCAAGCTGACGCCCGGGTTCTGCTTCCGGTAGACATCCAGCATCGACTGCATGCGGAGGCCGTCGCCGCCGCCGAACAGGTCCCAGAACTGCAGCGTGTTCGCCGGTTCGCCGGCGGTGGTCAGGCCGGAGAGCACCGAGGAGCAGCCGCTCAGCGCGGCCACCGCCCCGGTGCCCACCGCACCGCGGAGTAACGATCGTCGGGAGAAAACTGGCGGAGAGGTCATCGCTGTCCTTTCCGGAGGGGGACCGGCCGCGGGGTGTCGGCCGGGAGCGCGCCGACGGAAGCGGCGCGGGTCGGGGCGGCGGGCGCTCCGCCGGAATCCGGCGGCGAGGTCAGCCGGACGAGAGCGAGCGCGGCGGGTCCGCGGCGGACGGTGGTGGCGCGGTCGAGTCGCGGACGACCAGCGCGACCGGGAGCAGGTCGC
This genomic window contains:
- a CDS encoding ABC transporter substrate-binding protein, whose protein sequence is MTSPPVFSRRSLLRGAVGTGAVAALSGCSSVLSGLTTAGEPANTLQFWDLFGGGDGLRMQSMLDVYRKQNPGVSLSATTFNWGNPYYTKLSLATVGDKPPDVAVAHLTRAKSMIEGGLLQELETDALERAGLTPDKFNERAWAAGLVDGKAYAIPMDTHPFVMFYNTDICKKAGLLDANGVIKPLKGEAAFLDAMRKAKQVTGGYAGAIALGTEIVTAWRAFQSLYAQLGGEMLADEGTKVVIDDAKALRALTFLRQLTQSGLFPKPPTTRVRSPTSPPGGRRSCSRASGRSRRSRTRRRRSRWRCSRTCSTRGRTPARPTRTRSSSRRVRSSRRTGSTGR